In Procambarus clarkii isolate CNS0578487 chromosome 17, FALCON_Pclarkii_2.0, whole genome shotgun sequence, the sequence TTGCACTCAAGGCTTGATGAACCGGTGTgaggtgtgccaccaacacctcaACAGTCCTGATCTTCTCCTCTTCCCTGGACATCCCGAAGGGGCACTGGACGAGTTTATTGCACTTACAGACCCGAAGCTCTCCCTGTTTACGGGAGATGAAGAGTTCATCAATGAATATGATGAGCGTCCTCAGCAAAAAATAACTGGGTTTAAGTAAGTATTAATCATATTTTCAAATGAAAGTTAAAACAGTGTTACATAAACATTTATTCAACCACTTATTCAAACATTCACTTGTATGCATTTACAATATCTACTGCCTGATGCTGCAAATATATTTATAGGTACTGTAATAGGCATACTGACTTCCTGCCTTCTGATAAATGCTAGCTTTCTCTCATTATCTTGCACTTTCTTGCTTTCTATTTTTGCCTTGCTCATCTCCCTTGTTCTCTTGTTCATTCCCCTTGTTTCCGTGTTCAATCACCCCCTGTTCTATTGCCCATCCCCCCCCTTGCTgtcttgctctccccccccccccccttcctttgcTGTCTCCACTCTAACACTGCAGAAAGTTTTCACATGGGTTGAAATAAATACTGTACTGAATACAGCAATTTCTCTTGACTATTTCAGTGTATATGATAAAGAAGGTCATCTTTGCCCTTTTGATGGAGGTTTGATTGAGCGTAATGTTCTCCTCTACTTCTCTGGCTACGTGAAGCCCATCTATGAAGAAGACCCAACAATTGAGGGTGGAGTTCCTACTAAAGAAATGGGACCAATCAATGAGTGGTGGATCTCTGGCTTTGACGGAGGCAAGGAAATTGCGGATTTATTAAGATTTTGCTAACAATAATTCAACTTGCGAAATTTTTAACaaaataatacagtactgtatactaaTACATGTAGTCTGTATTATAGTATTGTAATTGCTTTGTCATAAATTATTTTAATGTATATTTGCAATCTTTTGATGTATGTAATTTGATGACAGTAATTTGCTTAGGGAAACCTTGGTAAGTCTGTCGGGCTTCCTGTTGTTGACAATGGGAACGGATTATTAATGTTCATTCATTACAGGGGAGAAAGCACTGATTGGATTCTCTACTTCATATGCTGAATATATACTTATGGATCCAAGTGACACGTACGCTCCATTTGTTGATGCTGTTCGAGAGAAGATTTACATTAGTAAAATAGTGATTGAGTTTCTGGTGAACAACGATGATGCTATGTATGAAGACTTGTTGAATAAGCTGGAGACAACAGTACCGCCAAGTGGTATTGCTGTGATAACAGAAGATACACTCTTGAGACATGCCCAGTTTGTTTGTGATCAGGTAAGGCAAACAATGTTCTTTTTAAAGTTTCAAAATTTCCTATTATACTAATTTAGGCACTTTTTGGTTAACTCGTATTGAGATGATCCACTTGGTTATTGCTTGGATTGGTTATTGTCCTGAAGTGGTGTGTGTACTTGATATTAGTACCACATCTTCCTCATTGCTATACTCATCTCACATACTTAATCCAGCTGGTTTTCTAAACAAAACTAATTTTCCTTGTTctctttaatttaatttaatacttGGGGTTACTACCTGATGAAGATTCCAAGGatcagtatccccgcggcccagtctgaCCACACCACCTGCTCACTAGTGTGATCATCCAGACTGTTCGATACGACTAGCTGACATCGTTATGTACGAGTCACATCCTAGTTGATAAGGTATCTTGTAAAGGTACTTGTCAAGTTCTTTTTTTAACACTgagaggggttggccagttatgccccttatgtattGGGGAAGAATGTTAGTCTTGGGTCTTTGATGTCGATAGAGTTCTCTCAGGTGCCTATAACATGCCTACTTTTCAGTGGAGCTATTTTGCACATTCTGCCATGGGTATAGTAAATCATTAGCCTAACTAATACTGTATATAATGTTAAATTTTATATAGAGTACCATTGATAAATTAAAGACAAATCTGCTCTGGTCCTTTTGATTTGCTTTCATCTAGTCCTTTTGGCAATTTGCTGAACTCCTTTTTagttactaccacactattcatgtGGGCTTCCACATCATTTGTGAGAGTTTCAACACTGTTCCATCATCACTTGTATCAGCTCTTTACCCTGGCTTGATTTTAAAAATCTACTGCAATCTGTGATAGAGCTCTCCATAGACCTCCCTGTTGCTTTGAGTGAAGATATTTCCATTTATTTTTTTCTGTAGCCTGATAACTTGGTCTTTTGTTAATCTTGCATGACTATCAGCCATGGCTAATCTTTGACTTAAGTTACTGTCCTTTTCAACATGCCCCTCTGCTTCCATCCTGACCCTAGTACCTTCTTAATTTACTTCTGTAATGTGCTGCCGTTACATTAAGCAGCGTATAAAGTATTGAAAGGAATAGGTAGTGTAGTCATACAGAACAAGAGGGCACAGGTAAAAGTTGGTaatatacataagaatgtaggaaAATACCTGTATGAAGTGAGGGTGATAAATAGGTGGAATGTGCTGGTCATAAGTGGTGATAGCAACCACCATTCATTGCATCTAAAGAATGTGCACAGTACTAAAATAACATGAAAGTTTATTGCTCCAGTTATAATTGCTGTAAGGCAGGACAAAGTAGGATTTCATTCCCTGTAGACATGTAGATTAGTATAGCACCTGTAATTATTACACAATCCCTCCCATAGTCATGCCATTCTTGTTGTATATGAACATGTGTATAAATTTATTGCAAAATGTCTGTTGGCCCATCTAGGCTTCTATATATGTCCAATCGCATCCACTCCAGTGTTCGTTTAACCGATACTTGTAACTTTCCAGTGAATTTTCCCACTCAAACACCACCCGCCCATGTATTCACTCATTATTGTCAagactgttattattattattcaacttATAATACTCATCTAACGTACGATCAGTATTGGGCCAGGTTGTTGTTGCTCGACCCTAGGGTATCCCACTTGATTGTTACCCGCACAAATTTTCCTTTGCTTATGTGATCTCCTATTTGCTATGTGATATGTTGGCTCAAGGACAACTAATCAGTTATGATCACAACATAGCTTGTTTACTTAAaggtttgcttttgttttattcatGCAGGTGCACAACTTCGACTTAGCAGGGGATGAAGGAGATGACATGCTCATTACAACACCTTGTATCCGGTCGCTAATTAAGTTAGCAGGGGTCATGCTAGGCAAGCGCCGAGCTTTAAGACGCACGGGTCCAAAATTGAAGGTAGATAAAATGCCAAAATGGACCAAAGCAACTACAACTCCACTTGTTAGAAacttgtttgaatcatttttctcTGGCCAGATTGAATCTGAGAAAGAGGGTTTGCACAATACAAAGAGAACACGATGTGGTGTTTGTGATACTTGCCAAAGACCCGACTGTGGTGAATGTAAGCAGTGTAAGGATATGGTGAAGTTTGGTGGAACTGGCAAATCAAAACAGTGCTGCTTGGAGCGCAGGTGTCCAAACAGGGTTATAGCTGAAGCTGAAGATGATGAAGACATTGAGGAACTTGCAAGTATTTCCATTGGAGATCTATCGACCTCCAAGCCCAAACAGCACCGTATCCGTAAACACACTCATCATACCACTTGGCTTGGGGATCCTATCATTGTAGAAGGCAAGAGAACTTACTATGAATCAGTGTCAATTAATGGAGAAGAATATCatataaatgacaatgtgatggtaGAACCAGATGACCCGAAGATCCCAGTATATATTGCTCGCATCAACCATATGTGGGAAGATGGACGTGGAGAGAGGCACTTCCATGCTGACTGGTACTGTCGAGGGAGTGACACGGTTCTTGGCGAGACGGCAGATCCACTTGAACTTTTCATTATTGATGATTGTGAAGATACTGTTTTAGATTCCATCATAAAAAAGGTATGTTAGTTTTTGGTTCCTTTTAAAGTTTGATGTTGTTGAAAATGTTCCTCTCAATACCTAGTTTAATTTTATCATTATTGGTGTACAGTATTAGTAATCTCATGATAAGAGTTGTAAGATCTTTTATAAAAGACTTTTTAGTAAAGTTCTTTATACTGTCATATAGAAAGGTATAAGTGGATTAAACCTCAAAGGAGAAAATACTATGCTTTACATAAATAGAAACTTTACCTAACATTTTTATGTACGATATTCTCATTCCATGATCATTTAGCTGTAACCCTTAGTGTTGCTATCATCAAAGTTTGCTTCTAAATGAATTTGAATTATTTTGCTATTAGGAAATAGTAATTGTGCATTTATAAGTTtggaattttatataatataaataaatcttTAGTTTGGCCTGGGTAGTATTGTCGGCATTCCTTCTGGCATTGATCAGCATCGTATAGTAATGGGAGCCATGACCAAATGGAAAAACTTGTAAATTTTATTATCTGAAGTGTATTAAAATGTAAGGAATCTGCATACAAAAGTAAAAATGCCAAACTAAATGTATACAGTGATGATCTTGGTCTAGGTAAAGCAATCAGTATGAGATGGGAAACCAAGAGCTGAAGCATTTCAACTCCAAATATCTTTATGGCCTCCCATGAGTGCTGGGAGACAGTATTGAAGTACTGGACTCCTAGGGCAACATTGTTATTCaaatatcaacacaaaacatGAATCGTCGTACAATGACCATGTTACACTATTGATCTTACTCAATGATGATGACCTTACTTTGAGGGGTTAAGAAGGTAAGGTAATTGTAAGGAGAAAGTGCAAAGCCAGTGCAACTATAGTGTATttagaagggatatgaggataaaggGTTTGGATGGGACAGAGGGAggaaatggtacccaaccacttggatggatgaggattgaacgccaacctgcaacaATTAATACTTGTAGATGTCGGCAACTTGTTTAAATTTTATAGTAAAATATTTAGACTGTCTACTGTTTTCTAGGTAACTGTGACTTACTATGAAGCCCCATCCAACTGGAAGGAGCTTGGGGGAGTTAATGATCCAGATGAATTCTACCCAGTGAAGAACAGTGATGGCTCTCATTACTTTTATCAGAAGATCTACCAGCCCCAGTATGGCCGCTTTGAAGACATTCGTCAAGATGAAGTTGGTTTATGAGATTTGAAGTATTGTAAATACTTGgaaatattcattatatatatataataaaatgtgtgtgtgtgtgtatttaaagAATAATGTAACACCAGTTGTTCAATGATATTAAATAATATTGCAGGAACCAGAGGAACATATGAAGCATCGCCACTGTGTCTCTTGTGCTCGCATAAAACAGTCAGAAGTGTTTGAAATGTGTGTTTTGGGTAAAAAACTGGAAGACGAGTCTACAAAGAATCAGGTAAAAtttgtattgttattaattaatatacagtactgtacatttaGGTTATTTTTGATCAGACATCAGAAAGTTGGATGGGAGGTCCATTAGATGAATTTGGTTCATTACTTAGAGGAATCCATTATATACAGGATCGGATTTGAGGCATGTAGTGGTCCATAATGGTAAAAGGAATGCAAATTCACAATAGTTTCTATAGTATTTTTTAATATTCTTGAAAATAATATAGCCATACCTTTCCTAGCGAATATTGTTTGATGATAATGTATTTGTAGTACAGTAATTTGATGAAATTGGAACTTGGTTAAAGCATTGCATCAAATTTGTGTGCCAAATTGGGAAAAGGTGCTGATACTGTAGGAAATGTTGTATATCTGCAACTCTACTCACAAATGTAATTGCCTTGCTTacgaattaaaatattttctaatTGAATTTTTCTGTTAAAGTAGTTATAAATTTTGAAGAAATTATTGTATGATTTAAGTATTTTGTGCTATCTTTGAATTTATTATACTATACACATTTTATATTttctttgcttaaaatgctaattTAATTGTTTTCTTTTATACTCTAATCATTTAGaagttaatataataataatttatctaCCTTCTAGATTTACGCATCACTGTGTTACAAGGGTAATGATTATGCAGTCGGTGACAGTCTCTTTGCCAGTCCTGATGCATTTGATTTCAAGGTAGGTAAAAAAGTGTGTAAAATGTTAATTATTGTTTTTAGGGATTTTGTACAGAATCTGTTCCTTCTTGCattcttttaatttttttttttttttatatatttatcaaGGTGTGTACTAAAAGAAATCTTTAGATTTTAAACCCCTGGTTGAGCATGTTGGTATGATGACCTATTCATGTACAGTTTTAAGTCAGTCACCTGAGTGCCAATTCCTGGTTTGTTTACAATAACTGCTTGCATGCTTCACTACCATGCAGTTTCCTGGATAGTCTTGCTTGAAATTGCAttgtaagagattttgtctggtgCTAATTTTCTGCAGCTGAATTTTTTCAATGTACAATATTTTGAGAATTACAATAGTCTTCAGATTTATTTTACTTTAGCTTTGGTACTAGTGTTATcaaaataatttttcattattGGGCAATGCAGCAAAAAGACAGTAGTATTCCTGAGAACATGTTTTTAATGGTAAATTTACCATCTAAAGCTATTTTAACATTTCAACTAAGGGTATATTAAAATGAAGGCTTGAATGAGCTCATGTTGCTTAAACTGCTAACAGTCCTTGTAAGTGTTGTTTGATAGTTAATGTTATAAATCATGTTTATAAACTAGCATGGTAGTGTTAATGGATAAAATTTAGTTTTGCACATGAATTCTGGCAGCCAACAGCAGTTGAGCAGTTTCACCCTGTATATTCACCCAGTTAAATTACAGTaactccacctttgccaaagctaCCAGTGTTCAGGTGCCAAAAAAGAAATAGGATTCCACATACTACACTGAGAGTGTGCTTCAGTAGTTGTGCTTAGATTGTATGACTGGataatagtgatgatgatagtatgCAAGTGAATATAAAGGATAAAGAGGAGTGCGCCAGATGAGCAAGTATATGTCAATAAACATGACCTGCAGCTCTTGAGGAAGAGCAGGGAGTAAGACTGAGTGGTGGGAGTGGAGTATATGAAGGAAGTGAATGATTAGCTATTAATTTTGGCATTTCATGGGAATTAGCATCTAGTTTGTGAACCAAGTGTTGTTGTACATGGTATTATTCTGTTTTACTACAGAGTGCACAAGTAGTATGCAGAGTAGCTTACCACTGCTgagaatgagtcacaataatgtagtGAAAACAGATAACCCagcccacacatggaatgaaagtGATGTGTTGGGCTACCCTGTACACTGCAAAGTTGTGGGAGGAGGCAGCCAGATATTAGCACTGTGTTGGCCGGATACCCGGCGACCAACCATTTCATTTCATGACGTGTTTTGTTTAATACCTCTGGTGTTGCCACTTATTGTATTCAATTTACAAAAGTAAATTGAATACAATATCAGCTAATGTTCATAGCTCTTATGGATGCTTTTTGAAGAATGTGATCAAAGTTGTCAAAAAAGAAGACATATGGTACTGTAGTAAGATCTGCATGAAAGAGTTACAACACATTGAATTATTTGCTTTGCAGGTTAAGCAAGCACCACCTCCCAGAAGAGAAGAGAGGAAAAAGAATGTTGATGAAGAGATGTATCCAGAATACTATAGAAAATCATCAGACCATGTAAAAGGATCAAATGACGCTACACCAGAACCCTTTAAAATTGCACGAATCCTCAGCATTACACCTCGAGTttcaggttattattattattatttttttttatggtCTAGTTAGTTGTTTGCGAGGAGTGGGCTCCAGCTTTTGGCACCTATCATTTGTATAATATTATTACATCAGTTTGAACCAGTAATTGCAGTTTGCATCCACTACCTCTTGTCTTGTTCTTTTTATTCACTAATGCACTTAAGTTCTTTAGATTTATCTTGACTTGTCTTAGCCCCTGTGCTCTACTTGTGTTCTGTTCACAATTGTATTGACCTTCAAATACAGTAATGGACCCCTAAAAAATCTTGATTTAAAAACAAAGGATTTTTTATGAAATTGAAAATTTACATGCTAATGGTAATTAATAAATAAGCATGATGCCATGAAAATGCACCCCCGTGTTGGCCTGGTGGGGTGCATATTTTGAGTGGGAGGGAGGATTCTGACAATTGTTGCCATGTCCAAAAGAAATTTGCTGACCTGAGACTATTAAAGGGGCAGTAAAAGTTTTATTTGTGCTTTTTTCTTGGTCATTTTAATCACTGAAcacattattttgaaatttagATTTATTCTTACGGTGaatgttgtgtgtgtaatggtaaCCATTGAATTTTCCAATATTTTAGACCATGTGTTATTTCAGGAACAACTTTGAGCCCCAGTGATGTTACCTTGAAGGTGGCCAAGTTTTACCGTCCGGAGAATACCCACCGTGGTATTTCTGCTTCCTACCAAACAGAATTGAATCTACTTTACTGGAGTGAAGAAGGTTAGAATCCAGGTTCTTGAAGTTAGTACTCTAATCAATTACCTAGCAGGGAAAAGcatagtgagcaaaataacacaaGACCAGGATCAGGGTTCATATATGGTTTAAATGCTTAACCTAAACCAGCGAGATAGTTATTCAAGTTTGACTCTAGAACAACTGATCATAATTCAGCCAATTTAATTCACACTATTGAAGATAAATACATTTCATTAACATGTAAAGTTTTAATGTAGTAACCATTATGGGGAGCACACTGCTCCACTATTTCACAAGGGAATGCTTAATCCATGTGGATGTTGACTTTTACATGTAAAATTGTACCCATGCAGCTTTGTTCTATACATTTTCCTTCTTTTTAAAACTGatggtgtatttactattttggtGAAGTTTCAGCCAAATAGCTTTCCAAACAATAGAGAAAaatcacacacaaaaaaatttGCATATTCAAAACATGATGGTCCACACATTTAATTTATAAATTTCTAATTACACACTATTGAACAATATTACTGCAAAGAACTAGAAAAAAACTATTCAAGGACacttaaataattattttgaaatatctttgcggcAACTCCCACCTCGTATAACTGTCGGGGCAAGCACCTCGGAGCGACTTACTCTCTCAATACCTGTGAATTGTGAAACTTCCTCTTCGCTTCATCTTGGCCAAACAAAAGTCACGTACAATATTTTTTTGTTCCCCGTGATCAGGGAATACATTTTAGCAATATTAGAAAGACGAAAaattgggggaggggggataatTTTTTTTACATGAACCATGTGGTTGTCAGTCAGTGGGTGCATAATACATGGGTTAGGCTCACGTCAGTCAAATCTGAATAATTAAAAGGTTATTAATGGGTCATATTTGCTAAATAtgtataagttttttttttttaccagataCCCGAGGTGCTAATATAAATCCATAACTTGACTGGTGTTCTAATATTTATCTGAtagttttagatttatgatttATTTGTAAAATAAAGTTATCACATTCTATAGTTTTTGTatccttttattttttttattaaatacctttttatgtagtgtgattgatTACCTTGTCATCTCGGGAATTCAGTACAGGATTGCACATGTTTAATCACATATATTTTTGTTTACAGAGGCATCAATTACCTTCAATGATGTTATGGGAAAATGCTTCGTTTCCTATCAAGAAAATATTGGAAGCAAGTCTGTTGATGATTACATGACTGAGGGTCCATATAGATTCTTTTTTGCGGAGGCATACAATTCAAAGGATAAGACATTTACCGAGCCTCCTGCAAAAGCCCAAGCATTGGGAAGTATTGGCAAGGTAGGTTTTTGTTGCCTTTAAATATAAACAAAGCACTTAGTGAAGGTATCATTTGGTTGACATGCTTTTGAAAGAGGTGTAATTGTGAAGTATAGTTCATAATTCCTGTGTGTGACGCTGCAGGCATGCTTGCTATGTGCCACAATCTCGGGTATTAGTGCCGCAAAATGTGCGTTCTGGCACACTATATTAAAGGTATTGATTTTGTGTAAAGCCTTATTTCATGTATTTAATTGAACATGCTTATTGCTCAGTTTGTAATCTAGATTTTCCATTTCATAAAATTGTTTTTACTGTCTTTCGTAACCAGAAATGTTCAAACTCAAGcaatctacctaacctatctaggcCGTCAATATATCATGGTCCCATATTTGTTATAAATACTGTATAGTAAATTATACAGTATTTTAAATAAATTGATCGATACTCCATAAAATGTGTTGTATTAGATGAGAAGACAGGTTATACTGTATTATCATGGGTAGTTTTTATAGAGCAGCCCCCTTCCCCTGAAGCTATCATGCTGAGATTGCTCCTGTTTGCTAGGTCATAAGTTGTGGGAGTTGTGTGCGGCCTACTGGGGACTAGAGCCTGATCCTGTCCCCCTTACAGGCACAGAGACCAGGTGACATTTTGCCACCCCACCAGAAAAGCATACAGAAAGTCAGTGGAGCATGACAGATAACTGCAAGGTTCACAGGAACTGAATCCTCGAAATCTGCCACACAGCTCCCAAAATAATTACTCAATCTAGTTTGAACCCTTAGTACTgccacaagggggagggggggggagcctggAACCATAGCCCTCTTTCAGTTATATAAACTATTTTGTTGCATATCttggcaccttttccagtttgttaaaGCGCTTCTTGCAGTATCAAGAATATAAAGCAGTACTCAGATGGAAAAACACCattgatttgaatagtacaaccattggtataggattcctggatttgaaggttctcataatccatcctataatttttctagctgatgctatatttgcttggttgtgctccctaaacattaggttgTCAGACATGATTATTCCAGATCCTTTACGTGCTGCTTTCCTACTTTggccagatttgattgtgttttgtactctgtattttgtttaaggtccttatgtttactgtacctgagtacctggaatttatcactgttaaacatgtcttcaacagaagtaattttcatgctgattatttcattacatttgatactgataatgctgatcaggtgtttcattacattttatGCTGGGTTTTTATTTGGCATCTTAGAATGTAGTCTGGATGATTGTATTAAAATGTTTTCTGACTAATAATTCTTTTAAATAGggcaaaggaaaaggaaaaggaaaggggaaaggaaaaggaaaaagtTGTAATGATGAGAACAATGAAGTGAACAGCTTCCAGGGCTTTGAGGAGTATCCGCCAGTTGCACACAAGTTGCGGACTCTTGATGTCTTTGCTGGCGTTGGAGGTGAGGCTCATATATTTTCATTTGCGCTTGATAAATATTTACAGCTTGATACTAGTTCTttaaaaatatttgtaaaaataatTTATTGGGCAACAAAAGTTTAGATTATCTTCAAGGTCAAGTACAGTAAAAATATTTTAATCTATGTGGTATGCAGTCATAATTTTTAATACTGGGTATGCTTGCATACTTTGTGTAGTGGATTTTTTTATAAGCACTATTTTAAAAGTTTGGTTTTAATTTTTTACACCCATGTAATTCACCtgaacacactctctctctctctctctctctctctctctctctctctctctctctctctctttatgcaAACAAATAAAAATCCTGAaatgtattatttttattaacaggTCTCTCTGAAGGCTTTCACCAGGCTGGAATAAGTAAAGCCAGTTGGGCAGTTGAGGTATTTGAACCAGCTGCTCAAGCATACCGTCTCAATAATCCAAACGCCACAGTCTTTACTGACGACTGTAATCTTCTTCTGAGAATGGTTATGGATGTAAGTTTGTGTAAATGTTACCATAAGTTGAAGTTTTGAATTTTGAAATGTATAGAAAAATCATGATTCAACAAACTTCGTTTTAGCAAATCTCCTGTTGTTCCTCAGTCTTTGCAGGCTGGAGTTACCTGATTTGCCTGAAGATACCTGATCTTTCGACAAAGTGGGGAATGTGGAGATTTGCTTAGAAACGACAAAACTCTGTTTTGTTCTGACCAAAACAAAGTTTTGTGGCTAGTTCAGACTGGTGGGAAAGTTGACCATCTTATGATTGAGATTAAAATATTGCTTTGTGAAATTACCCCATAGTGTTGGAAATATTCTCCAAAATTTGAATTACATCATTCTGGACCTGATTCATATTAGTGTGAAATTGGAATTGCCAAAACactgtttttctggggggagccccgtcggctccccggaggctgatatgctaatgtcagactttggcatcagtcatgtgtatggagttcttaggcctaccggggaccacggccagaaccgggccccctcagagaggcaaggggagcaatggcctatagaagcccccgtgtagttggaagcattctatgtctgccatcgaccggaacaggcacccagaaaggtaagcgccccaaaacaaacccctattctggttaaaattgctacctaataccgaactagtggatagaactccccaaccgaaaacaagcaaattagtgtgacgtcgcacactgccgcgccgctgtctgcgcagctcccccctccccgggagggggaagggggagccccagaccccccgcgccggctacccacacctcagttcttgaggctgatgctataggcgatggtcgtgtgctctggctccggtgtcgctactgcactgtgctttgagtgtggtgttagttttgtgggtgcgagagccaggagttatcttcagtactcgggctgcatgcgcctagggctgccttccctaggtgccctgtaagtactgcccttggggcttggggccaccttccacaggctcctcggggtctgcctctgctggtccgttttacctttcggtttttcggccgcctgttgggctcttgggtgttctgttctcccttgttaccggcaggtaagaggcagtttgcactggtaggggcgcagggtgctgctcagcttgtaattcccgacatcgcggccggctctgttccttggggttcgctgtcctcttgcggggttttgtttttctttttgtttttgcctggtggggggttctgtcattttattcagtttgtttttgcccttccactgttctcctcggtggcgccccctgctaggtccccgtgagtgtacacgtccctggggttcagctttagaagtttgcttggtagttttgggcgccggtttgcagcaccctgcctgggactacctgagcgcgagtcctcttaaagtaaacgctcaggaccctgggaatcccctagggggcgcgtgggtccgatggatgtgaccccggagtccccactcgctgtgtgcgagtttgagagttgctcggtccccttgtctcagggtgaccctcattgtttttgcctctgccacgctgcctgttgggtcggtgatactttcgaccctgagtcctgtgagtgttgctgcttgcttgtgactcaatttacccaatcctctgatgattctattcgggtacaggcggcacgtgcgttgcagtctaggtttcgtctgttgcaacgcgcttggttggttgcttccccggatgccccggggctgccccgctttgcttttcgagacccggacttgggggtgggggtcgcttcgatcctggttcagtccgcacctcctcttccttccccttctgttcgttctggtcccccgcccctgcttccggccccgaagcgtctgagggtttcggggtcggagcaggggttacttgatctcgagactcgggcagcttcgggggttgccccttccgggggggcggcagaggcattcga encodes:
- the LOC138349851 gene encoding DNA (cytosine-5)-methyltransferase PliMCI-like isoform X2, whose product is MPSLAPAITIPEDVRTKIDRLKEEYQEEEVTQKGYIKRLRALLTGLLMASDQEDIAQLEKDLDEGDITEKGFFSKLEKLLESSLTLATANDENTDNKLGKLKKGSESLKEKLLVFANKEGKHSEKEGTCTKNIDKVDKSANKENDKNVGNGDAVQAPCEVESSGGENESVSSESEGGSSSKEGKCVMEEGEKMEVEDAKPSSQKKKIGGGCRGRRRSSQNGGVQRSVADMFTNVNSKRKCEVPNEVGESDDSPASEPDEKKKKIKHEEEDKKTSQSESTRRCTQGLMNRCEVCHQHLNSPDLLLFPGHPEGALDEFIALTDPKLSLFTGDEEFINEYDERPQQKITGFNVYDKEGHLCPFDGGLIERNVLLYFSGYVKPIYEEDPTIEGGVPTKEMGPINEWWISGFDGGEKALIGFSTSYAEYILMDPSDTYAPFVDAVREKIYISKIVIEFLVNNDDAMYEDLLNKLETTVPPSGIAVITEDTLLRHAQFVCDQVHNFDLAGDEGDDMLITTPCIRSLIKLAGVMLGKRRALRRTGPKLKVDKMPKWTKATTTPLVRNLFESFFSGQIESEKEGLHNTKRTRCGVCDTCQRPDCGECKQCKDMVKFGGTGKSKQCCLERRCPNRVIAEAEDDEDIEELASISIGDLSTSKPKQHRIRKHTHHTTWLGDPIIVEGKRTYYESVSINGEEYHINDNVMVEPDDPKIPVYIARINHMWEDGRGERHFHADWYCRGSDTVLGETADPLELFIIDDCEDTVLDSIIKKVTVTYYEAPSNWKELGGVNDPDEFYPVKNSDGSHYFYQKIYQPQYGRFEDIRQDEEPEEHMKHRHCVSCARIKQSEVFEMCVLGKKLEDESTKNQIYASLCYKGNDYAVGDSLFASPDAFDFKVKQAPPPRREERKKNVDEEMYPEYYRKSSDHVKGSNDATPEPFKIARILSITPRVSGTTLSPSDVTLKVAKFYRPENTHRGISASYQTELNLLYWSEEEASITFNDVMGKCFVSYQENIGSKSVDDYMTEGPYRFFFAEAYNSKDKTFTEPPAKAQALGSIGKGKGKGKGKGKGKGKSCNDENNEVNSFQGFEEYPPVAHKLRTLDVFAGVGGLSEGFHQAGISKASWAVEVFEPAAQAYRLNNPNATVFTDDCNLLLRMVMDQENMNKKGQRLPQKGDVEMLCGGPPCQGFSGMNRFNTRQYSQFKNSLVASYLSYCDFYRPRFFLLENVRNFVSYKCNMVLKLTMRVLVKMGYQCAFGILQAGNYGVPQTRRRAIIIAAAPGEKLPLFPEPTHTFAPRACMLSVVVDNKKYVSNCQWVVSAPLRTITVRDALSDLPEIRNGDRKEEINYGSEPESHFQRLIRGKQYQPLLRDHMCKEMAPLIEARMRHIPTAPGSDWRDLPNIVIRLSDGKEAKKLQYTHPDKKQGRASNGALRGVCSCATGKACDPMDKQFNTLIPWCLPHTGNRHNHWSGLYGRLEWDGFFSTTVTNPEPMGKQGRVLHPEQTRVVSVRECARSQGFPDTYRFHGTILDKYRQIGNAVPPPMARAIGLEILKCLQSKEKNVVMRLDDVKAQVD